From Bos javanicus breed banteng chromosome 5, ARS-OSU_banteng_1.0, whole genome shotgun sequence, the proteins below share one genomic window:
- the APOLD1 gene encoding apolipoprotein L domain-containing protein 1, whose protein sequence is MERPAARELQGADALRRFQGLLLDRRGRLHGQLLRLREVARRLERLRRRSLAANVAGSSLSAAGAVAAIVGLSLSPVTLGVSLLASAVGLGVATAGGAVTITSDLSLIFCNSRELRRVQEIAATCQDQMREMLSCLDFFCRGQGGGDRQLLQCGRNASIALYNSVYFIVFFGSRGFLVPRRAEGATRVSQAVLKAKIQKLAESLESCTRALDELSEQLEFRVQLYTKSSRGHDLKISADRPTGQFF, encoded by the coding sequence ATGGAGAGGCCGGCGGCCCGGGAGCTGCAGGGCGCGGATGCTCTGCGACGCTtccaggggctgctgctggaCCGCCGCGGCCGGCTGCACGGCCAGCTACTGCGTCTGCGCGAGGTGGCCCGGCGCCTAGAGCGCCTTCGCCGGCGCTCCCTGGCGGCCAACGTGGCCGGCAGCTCGCTGAGCGCGGCGGGCGCTGTGGCCGCCATCGTGGGACTCTCGCTCAGCCCCGTCACCCTGGGGGTCTCGCTGCTGGCCTCGGCCGTGGGACTGGGGGTGGCCACCGCCGGCGGGGCCGTAACCATCACGTCTGACCTCTCCCTGATCTTCTGCAACTCCCGGGAGCTGCGGCGCGTGCAGGAGATCGCGGCCACCTGCCAGGACCAGATGCGCGAGATGCTGAGCTGCCTCGACTTCTTCTGCCGCGGGCAGGGCGGCGGAGACCGCCAGCTGCTGCAGTGCGGGAGGAACGCTTCCATCGCGCTGTACAACTCGGTATACTTCATCGTCTTCTTTGGCTCCCGCGGCTTCCTCGTCCCCAGGCGGGCCGAGGGGGCCACCAGGGTTAGCCAGGCCGTGCTAAAGGCCAAGATTCAGAAACTGGCCGAGAGCCTGGAGTCCTGCACCCGGGCTCTGGACGAGCTGAGCGAGCAGCTGGAGTTCAGAGTCCAGCTCTACACGAAGAGCAGCCGCGGCCACGACCTCAAGATCTCGGCTGACCGGCCCACGGGGCAGTTTTTCTGA